The genomic window TCGTGGGGCCAGGTGCTCCGCTGGCGACCGCGCCGACCACCTCGACGTCTCTCGCTTCGCCGCGCTCCCGGACCGCCTCGATGGCGTCGTTCCCGGCGGACTCCAGCGCCTGGAGGAGCTGTTTCGAGCGAACCGTCGTCGGGAACGGCGACGCGTCGGCGGCGAACAGGGCATGCAGCGGCGCCGCGTAGTGCGCTGCGAGGCCGATCGCCCAGTCGAGCGCCCGATCGGCGCCCTCGCTGCCGTCCGTCGGGAACAGCAGTTCGTCGTAGGGCGTCTGGTCGGCGTCGGGCGCCGGCGTGCCGGGGGAAATCAGGAGGACCGGCCGGGTGCTCGTCCGCAGGACGTTCTCGGCGACCGATCCCAGCAAGACGCGATCGAGGCCGGAGCGCCCCTCGGTGCCGAGCACGGTGACGTCGGCGTCGATCTCCTGGGCGTAGGCCGCGATCTCCTTGTGGGCCAGGCCAGTCCGGACGATCGTCGTCACGTCCGGCGACGCGGGAGCGTCCGCGGCGAGATCGGCGACCGCCCCCGTCGCTTCCCTCGCGGCCTCGTTCAGCACGGAGTCGCCGCCCTGCTCGCCCAGCGTCGCCTCGGCCATCCGACTCGCGGCCGCGTCGGCGACCGCCAGGACGTGGAGGTCGGCCTCGGTCGTCGCGGCCAGCGCGATGGCGTGCTCGGCGGCGCGCTCTGCGGGATCGCTCCCGTCGGTTGCAAGTAGCACCGTATCGATGGTCGGTTCCATACGTCCCCTTGCACCGCCCGTGTCTTAGTCGCGGCGTCGCCCATCGACCACGCCCCCGTATGCTACGGGCGCTGCTTCCGGGTACCACGGGCAGTACGAAGGCAACGGTACAGCGCCGGTCCCTCAGGCAGGTTCGAGTTCTCGAAGTTCCGCGGCGACCTCGGCGATCGCCTCGACGTCGAGCACGCCCCGCTCGGTGACGATCCCGGTGATCGCGTCCGCCGGCGTCACGTCGAAGGTCGGGTTCGCGACGTCGAGGGGTGCGTCGCCGTCGTAGATCGCCGAGGGGTGGCCGGACTCGAGGTTGACCTGCTCGCGGGTCGTGACCTTGTCGGTCGCCGCCGCGACGTAAACGGGGACGTCCTCCCGCGCGGCGGCGATGGCTGCGCCGCGGGTGCCGGTCTTGTTCACGACCCGACCGTCGGGGAGGATCGCGTCCGCACCGACGACGACAGCGTCGACGTCAGCAACGGCGAGCCGGTGGGCGATCGCGGCGTCGGTGTGGACGGTGATCGGGGCCTCGATGCCATCGCTGTCGGTGCTCGACTCACCGCTTCCGGACGCCAGCGCCTCCGCGACGTCGATCCCCTCCCGCGCAGGCCGGGATTCGGCGATCGAGATCGCGGAGACGGTGTCGGCTGCCAGCGCGTCGAAGACGGTCCCCGATCGCGAGAGCGTGAGGACGTGCCAGCCCGAGAGCAGCCCCGCGGCACGCATCGCGGCCTCGGCGTCCGCGGCGAGCGCACGGTTGATCCCGTCGACGGCGGCCTGCTCGACGTCTTCGGGTGCCGACCCTTCGTTTCCGGTGTCGCCGCTCCTCTCTGTCGGCTCGACGAGCCCGGCCGCCGCGAGCGCCCGGTTCACCCGGTTCCGGAGCACGGCCATACTCGGGCGTGCCTCCCGCAGGCGGTCGCCGAGATAGCGGAGTTCGTCGAGATCGGCGTCTTCCTCCGTTGCGAGCAACCCTGCCCGATCCCGGAGGACCTCGAGCGCCCGTATCGACAGCGTCGCGGCACCGTGCTCGTCGTCGGCCGCGACCGACTGCACCGTCGGCGCGACCCGCTGGTAGGTCTCGAAGAGTCGCGGGACGGTGTCCCGCCGCAGTAGCTCCGTCGCCGGAACCCACTCCGCGGCCTGCAGCTCGTCGGAGAGCGTAAGTTCGCGGTCCGGTGCGTCGAACAGCACCGGGTGGACCACGAACACCGCCTCGTACTCCGGGGCCCTGACGCGAAGCGACTCGGCGCTTCGGACCAGCATCAGCCCCGTCGCGCCGACCTCCTCGCTCGCCTCCCGACGTGCGGCCTGGTCCGGATCCTCGCCGTCCTCGATCACGCCGGAGACGCCGCCCCACTGTCCGGGATACGTCGGCGCGTCCTCGCTCCGGTGGCAGGCCAGCACCTCGCCATCGTGGCGCAGGAACGCCGTGACGACCGCGACCTCGTCCATGCGCGTTACTCCGGCCGGCCGTGGCCTATCGCTTTCGACGTGCGATGGGTGGATCGATCTGGTCGCGTACCGCTGCCCCGAGCACTGGAGGAAAACGGCTACGGCACTCGACGGGCAACGCACAGCCAATGCCACGGATCGCGATTCTCTCAGACACGCACATTCCTTCGCGCAGGGCCGCGCTGCCCGGATTCGTTCGGGAGGAACTGGCGGCCGCGGACTTCGCGATTCACGCCGGCGACTTCGACAGCCGGGAGGCCCTCGAGACGATCCGGGACCTCGCCGGCGACCTCACCGCCGTCTCGGGCAACATGGATCGCGGGATGGACCTCCCGCGGGTCGCGACGCGGACCGCCGGCGGCGTGACGTTCGTCGTCACTCACGGCACCGGCTCGCGCCACGACTACGAGGAGCGCGTCGCCGGGATCGTCAGGGAGCACGATCCGAACGCCGTCGGGATCTCCGGGCACAGCCACGAGGTGCTCGATACGGAGGTCGCGGGCGTGCGGCTGCTGAATCCGGGGAGTGCGACGGGGGCGTCGACGGATCGTACGACGATGTACCGGGCGGAGGTGCTCGACGGCGAGATCGACCTGGAACTGTTGGAGGGGTAATTGAGAAGTCCCGGAGAATCGCGCTGGAGTCGGTACCTCCACTGCACCAAACCGCTTGGGGCCCCGCTCGGCCCCTTCCAGTCCTATCCGGTGGGGTTGGCGATGCCATCGCGTGCAGTTGTTGAACGTCCGCGAGCGATCGGAGGGAGCGAGCGGTTTGGTTCGAGAGAGCGAAGCTCTCTCGTCATCACGAAAGGCGCGAAGCGCCTTTCGAACGACACCGAGAGCGAGGGCGAAGCCCGAGCTGTCGGCCTTTTTTCGTGGAGATTTTTTGGAGGAGGGTTCCCGCAGCGAGCGTCAGCGAGCGAGGAAACTCTCCTCGAAAAACGGTCCGCTTATTCCGGCTTGAGACCGCCGCCCTCGATCCGCATGACGGCCTCGCCGTCGGCGAGGTTCGGGGCGTCGACGAGGCGGACGATCCGCTTGTCGCCCTTGGACTTCCGGAGGTACATCCGGAACGTCGACTTGTGGCCGAGGATGTTGCCGCCGATCGGCTGGGTCGGGTCCCCGAAGAAGGAGTCGGGGTTGGAGGCGACCTGATTCGTCACGACGACGGCCGTGTTGTAGAGGTTCCCGACCTTCTCGAGGGCGTGAAGGTGCTTGTTCAGCTTCTGCTGACGATCTGCGAGCTCGCCACGGCCGACGTACTCCGCGCGGAAGTGGGCCGTGAGGGAGTCGACACAGAGGAGGCGAACGGGGTACTCGGCGTCCTCGTTCTCGCTGGCCAGCTCCTGGGCCTTGTCCGCCAGCAGCATCTGGTGGCTGGAGTTGAACGCCTTCGCGACGTGGATGTACTCGAGGAACGAGTCCACGAGCGCGTCCAACGTCTCGTCGTCGCCGACGTCGCCTTCGATGTCGCGCTCTTCGAGCATCGCCTCCAGCGCCTCCTCGGGGAGCCCGCGCACCATGTCGTCGATGCGCTCGGGGCGGAACGTGTCCTCGCTGTCGACGAAGATCGCGGAGCCGTGGAGCCCGCCGTGCTCCTGGGGAAGCTGAACGTTGACGGCCAGCTGGTGGGTGACCTGGGACTTGCCGGAGCCGAACTCGCCGTACACTTCGGTGATCGACTGGGTCTCGACGCCGCCGTCGAGGAGGTCGTCGACCTCGTCGACCTGCCAGGAGAGCTTGCCGATCTGCTCGCGGCGTTCGAGGACGGTCGCGCCCGTCTCGAACCCGCCGACGTCCGCGGCGTCGCGAGCGGCGTTGATGATGTCCGCGGCCGTGGACTCGCCGACGTCCGCCGTGTTCGAGAGCTCTCCGGGGCTGGCGACGGCGAGGCCCTGGTAGGAGTCGAACCCGTTATCGGTCAGCTTCTCTGCGGTCGCCGGGCCGACGCCCGGGAGATCTTCGAGGTCAGCGTCTGCTGCCATACCACTCGCTCGGTCGCCATGGGACATAAACCCCCGTTAACAGGGAAGTGAAAGTGAAATTCCTCCGGCCGATCGATCCGCCGTCGGGCCGTCGTCGAGACGTCAGTGCGCGGCTGATCACCAGCGCTTCTGGCGATCGATCCACGTACCCGTCGCGGTCTGGTCGTCCGTCGGGCCGAAGTCGAACGCGGGGACCACGACCTGCTCGCCGCGGTATCGTACTTCAACGTGTGGTCCGCTACGTTGCCAGGGCCCGGTCGATTACCACGGTCCGCGAGGGTAGCCCAGATCAGGCGGGTTGTCCAGGCCTGCCGTCTTGCCCAGGCATGTCGGGCCCAGGATCCGGGCCGCCGCCAGGGCCGCCGTATCGGGCGTCCCAATTTCTGGACGCATCACGCATTCGGCACGCTTATGCGCGATCGGACGCAAGCGTAGGGCATGAGCAACGCCGCAGCTGGTGCGGTCGGACACGACGAACTCGCGGTCCTGAAGCTGCTCGCCCTGGAGGGCGGGCTCGACGGGGAGGTCAAGACCTCCTGTGGCGCGCTCGGCGACTCCGTCGGCGCCTCCACGCAGACGGCCTCCCGGCGGCTGCAGCGTCTCGAGGACGCCGGCCTCCTCGAACGCGACACCGTCAGCGACGGCCAGTGGATCGAACTGACCGAGGACGGCGAGCGCGAACTCCGCAACGAGTACGAGGACTACCGCCGCATCTTCGAGGGCGTCTCCCGCGTCGCCCTCCTGGGAACGGTCACCGGCGGCATGGGCGAGGGTCGCCACTACATCACGCTCCCCGGATACATGGAGCAGTTCCGCGAGCGCCTCGCCTACGAGCCGTTCCCGGGCACACTGAACGTCGACCTCACGGAGGCGAGCGTTCGCCGCCGCGGCGCCCTCGAGGCGATGGACCCCGTCCCGATCGACGGCTGGGAGGACGACGAGCGGACCTACGGACCCGCGGTCTGCTACCCGGCCACGATCGCGAAGAGCGATCCCGACGCCGGCGACGAGGACCCGCCCGCCTACGACGGCGCCCACGTCATCGCGCCCGAGCGCACCCACCACGACGAGGACCAGCTGGAGGTCATCGCCCCCGACAAGCTCCGGGACGAACTCGGCCTCGACGACGACGATCACGTCACCGTCACGGTGCGGGGGACCTGAGATGGGCGGGAGCGACGTTCGCGGCGAGGAGGAGCCGGCGGAGACGGGCGGCGACCACCGCGCGAGTGGAGCGACCGACTCGGTGGATCGAGCGATCGAGGCGTTCCGTGCCGGCGAGCCAATCTGCGTCCACGACGCCGACGACCGCGAGGGCGAGACGGACATCCTCTACCCCGCGACCGCCGTGGACCCCGACGCCCTCGCACAGCTCCGCAACGACGCTGGCGGGTTGGTCTGCGTGGCGCTCGCCGCCGACGTCGCCGACGCCGCGGACCTGCCCTACTACGTCGACGCCGTCGAGCACCCTGCCACGATGACTGGCGCCACGGCATACGGCGACCGCCCATCGTTCTCGCTGACCGTCAACCACAGCGGCACCTACACCGGTATCACCGACGAGGACCGCGCGCTGACGATCTCGGAACTTGGCGGGTTCGCCGCGGACGTGGCGGACGGCGCGCTCGGTGGCGGCGACGGCACGCTCGCCGATCCGACCGACGCCTTCGCCGAGGAGTTTCGCGTGCCCGGACACGTCCACCTCCTCCGAGCGGCGCCGGAACTGCTTGACGAACGCCGGGGCCACACGGAGTTCGCCGTCGCGCTCGCCGAGGAGGCGGGGATCCCGCCGGCGGTCGTCGTCTGCGAGATGCTCGACGACGCGAGCGGCGAGGAACTCTCCGTCGCCGGCGCGAGGGAGTACGCGGATCGACACGACATCCCGTTTCTGGAGGGCGAGGACGTGGTCGGGGCGCTTCAGCGCGACACCGAACGCCGGTAGTCACGTCGATGGACGACCACACTCGCGATCCCGACGTCTCGCCACCCCGCTCCGGCGACCCGACGGGCTGGAACGCGACCGCCCAGCAGTGGGAGCACGCCACGCTCCGCCGGGCGCTCGTCCACGGCGTCCGACTGTTCAACGCCGGCGAGTTCCACGAGTCCCACGACTGCTTCGAGGACGAGTGGTACAACTACGGCAACGGTACCGACGAGAGTCGGTTCCTCCACGGGATGGTACAGGTCGCCGCCGGCGCGTACAAGCACCACGACTTCCGGGACGACGCCGGCATGCGCAGTCTCTTCGAGACGGCGCTGGACTACCTCGCCGGGCTCCCGCGTGACTACTACGGCGTCGACCTGCTCGACGTGCGGACGAAACTGACCCAGGCCTTGGAGGACCCGACGGCGATCGAGGGCTGGCAGCTCCGGCTCGACGGCGCCGTCGTGGTGGCCGAGGAACGGGACTACGCGTACGTCGAGGCGCTGGAGCACTGACGGCAGGGACGGCGACGGCGGCCGGGCGACGAATCAGCACCTGGCGAGCAGGAAGATCCAGTATTCACGAGCGTCGACCGTCTCGACGGTGAAGCCAGCGTCCTCGACCAGTTCTCGGAATTCCCCGGGCTGGTAGAGCACGAACTCCCGCTGGTCGTCATCGTAGCCGTCGCCGGGCCGCGTTCCGTCGCCGCGCTTGACGCTCAGCGCGAGCACGCCGCCGTCGGTGAGTACCCGCTCGAACCCGGCGAGCGTCGCGGGTGCGTTCTCGCGTGGCACGTGGAGGAAGGAGGCGCAGGCCCAGAGCCCGTGGAAGGTCGCATCCACGAATCCGAGCCGACGCATGTCCATCCGCGCGAAGTCGGCCGTTGGGGCCGTCTCGTTCGCCGCGGCGTCGAGGAACTCGCTCGTGAGGTCGATGCCCAGCACGTCGTGGCCGGCGTCTGCGAAGGTCGCGGACTCCCAGCCCGGTCCGCAGCCGACGTCGAGCACTCGTGGCTCGTCTGGCTCGCCGCCGCCGTTCGTGTCGCTCGCCGGGCCGGCAGCCGTCCCGGCGGTCAGGGCGTCGAGAAACGCGTCGACGATCTCGGCGACCACCGAGCGGTCGGCGTGACGCTCCCGGTACTCCACGGCGACCGATTCGTAGGTGGCGATCGTGTCGGGATCGCTCATCGCGTGGGGCTGGGACCGCCCACCGCATAGCTTCGTTGCTCCCCGCTTAACCGACGTTCCTGACCGGCAGCCGTGACCAACTGCGGACCGAATGGCCTAACAGCCCCTCGCTCCTACGACGGTCCGAATGCGGATCGAGACGCTGGGGGACGGGGAACCGGAGATCGCGGTGATCGGGGGGATTCACGGCGACGAGCCGTCGGGCCAGCGAGCCGTCGAGGGGCTCATGGAGGATCCCCCCGACGTCGAGCGGCCGGTGAAGCTGATCGTCGTCAACGAGGAGGCGCTCGAAGCCGGGGAGCGCTACCTCGACGAGGACCTCAACCGCGCGTTCCCGGGCGACCCGGACGCCGACACCCACGAAGGCCGACTCGCCGCCAAGTTGACCGACGCGCTCGAGGGCACCGTCGCGCTCTCGCTGCACTCCACGCAGTCCTACCCGAAGCCGTTCGCCATCACCCGGGAGGTCGACGACCTCGCGCGGGAGTTCGTCCCGGCGCTCCCGGTGGATTCCCTCGTCACCGCCGGGACGTTCACCGACGGCAGGCTCCTCGACGTCGCGGACGTGATCGAGGTCGAGGCCGGCCACCAGGGAAGCGAGCGCGCCGCCGAGAACGCCGCGTTGATCGTCGACGCCTTCCTGAAAGCGGCAGGCGTCCTGCCCGGCGAGGTCGAGCGCCGCGAGCACCTCCCGGTCTACCGGCTTTCCCGGTCGGTTCCCAAGGCCGCCGCGACGGACTACGACCTGCTCGCTGCGAACTTCGAGCGCGTCTCGCCCGGCGAACCATTCGCTGCTGCCGGTGGCGAGGAGGTCGTCGCGGACGAGCCGTTCTACCCGGTGCTCATGTCCGCGGAGGGCTACGAGAGCATCTTCGGCTACGCCGCCGAGCACGTCGGCTCGATCGAGGGCTGAATCGGCGGACGGACGGCGTCGCGGTGACCAGCACAGCGCCGCACAGACGCCTCACTCCTCCCGCGGCGCGAACTCGACCATCGTCAACTCCCGATCCAGGTGGCAGTGCTCGTGGGGCGGTTCGCCGAGCACCTCCTCGATCCGGTAGGAGTCGTCGAAGTCGGCGCCGTCCGGCACGCAGAGTTCGTGGCTCGGACAGGACGTGAGCGGGCACGG from Salinarchaeum sp. Harcht-Bsk1 includes these protein-coding regions:
- a CDS encoding universal stress protein, which gives rise to MEPTIDTVLLATDGSDPAERAAEHAIALAATTEADLHVLAVADAAASRMAEATLGEQGGDSVLNEAAREATGAVADLAADAPASPDVTTIVRTGLAHKEIAAYAQEIDADVTVLGTEGRSGLDRVLLGSVAENVLRTSTRPVLLISPGTPAPDADQTPYDELLFPTDGSEGADRALDWAIGLAAHYAAPLHALFAADASPFPTTVRSKQLLQALESAGNDAIEAVRERGEARDVEVVGAVASGAPGPTILEYCEDEPIDLVVMGTHGRSGLDRYLLGSVTEHVVRHGDVPVFCVPMRGEE
- a CDS encoding succinylglutamate desuccinylase/aspartoacylase family protein, which encodes MRIETLGDGEPEIAVIGGIHGDEPSGQRAVEGLMEDPPDVERPVKLIVVNEEALEAGERYLDEDLNRAFPGDPDADTHEGRLAAKLTDALEGTVALSLHSTQSYPKPFAITREVDDLAREFVPALPVDSLVTAGTFTDGRLLDVADVIEVEAGHQGSERAAENAALIVDAFLKAAGVLPGEVERREHLPVYRLSRSVPKAAATDYDLLAANFERVSPGEPFAAAGGEEVVADEPFYPVLMSAEGYESIFGYAAEHVGSIEG
- a CDS encoding DUF309 domain-containing protein; amino-acid sequence: MDDHTRDPDVSPPRSGDPTGWNATAQQWEHATLRRALVHGVRLFNAGEFHESHDCFEDEWYNYGNGTDESRFLHGMVQVAAGAYKHHDFRDDAGMRSLFETALDYLAGLPRDYYGVDLLDVRTKLTQALEDPTAIEGWQLRLDGAVVVAEERDYAYVEALEH
- a CDS encoding metallophosphoesterase family protein: MPRIAILSDTHIPSRRAALPGFVREELAAADFAIHAGDFDSREALETIRDLAGDLTAVSGNMDRGMDLPRVATRTAGGVTFVVTHGTGSRHDYEERVAGIVREHDPNAVGISGHSHEVLDTEVAGVRLLNPGSATGASTDRTTMYRAEVLDGEIDLELLEG
- a CDS encoding NUDIX domain-containing protein, which encodes MDEVAVVTAFLRHDGEVLACHRSEDAPTYPGQWGGVSGVIEDGEDPDQAARREASEEVGATGLMLVRSAESLRVRAPEYEAVFVVHPVLFDAPDRELTLSDELQAAEWVPATELLRRDTVPRLFETYQRVAPTVQSVAADDEHGAATLSIRALEVLRDRAGLLATEEDADLDELRYLGDRLREARPSMAVLRNRVNRALAAAGLVEPTERSGDTGNEGSAPEDVEQAAVDGINRALAADAEAAMRAAGLLSGWHVLTLSRSGTVFDALAADTVSAISIAESRPAREGIDVAEALASGSGESSTDSDGIEAPITVHTDAAIAHRLAVADVDAVVVGADAILPDGRVVNKTGTRGAAIAAAREDVPVYVAAATDKVTTREQVNLESGHPSAIYDGDAPLDVANPTFDVTPADAITGIVTERGVLDVEAIAEVAAELRELEPA
- the ribB gene encoding 3,4-dihydroxy-2-butanone-4-phosphate synthase translates to MGGSDVRGEEEPAETGGDHRASGATDSVDRAIEAFRAGEPICVHDADDREGETDILYPATAVDPDALAQLRNDAGGLVCVALAADVADAADLPYYVDAVEHPATMTGATAYGDRPSFSLTVNHSGTYTGITDEDRALTISELGGFAADVADGALGGGDGTLADPTDAFAEEFRVPGHVHLLRAAPELLDERRGHTEFAVALAEEAGIPPAVVVCEMLDDASGEELSVAGAREYADRHDIPFLEGEDVVGALQRDTERR
- the radA gene encoding DNA repair and recombination protein RadA: MAADADLEDLPGVGPATAEKLTDNGFDSYQGLAVASPGELSNTADVGESTAADIINAARDAADVGGFETGATVLERREQIGKLSWQVDEVDDLLDGGVETQSITEVYGEFGSGKSQVTHQLAVNVQLPQEHGGLHGSAIFVDSEDTFRPERIDDMVRGLPEEALEAMLEERDIEGDVGDDETLDALVDSFLEYIHVAKAFNSSHQMLLADKAQELASENEDAEYPVRLLCVDSLTAHFRAEYVGRGELADRQQKLNKHLHALEKVGNLYNTAVVVTNQVASNPDSFFGDPTQPIGGNILGHKSTFRMYLRKSKGDKRIVRLVDAPNLADGEAVMRIEGGGLKPE
- a CDS encoding DUF120 domain-containing protein encodes the protein MSNAAAGAVGHDELAVLKLLALEGGLDGEVKTSCGALGDSVGASTQTASRRLQRLEDAGLLERDTVSDGQWIELTEDGERELRNEYEDYRRIFEGVSRVALLGTVTGGMGEGRHYITLPGYMEQFRERLAYEPFPGTLNVDLTEASVRRRGALEAMDPVPIDGWEDDERTYGPAVCYPATIAKSDPDAGDEDPPAYDGAHVIAPERTHHDEDQLEVIAPDKLRDELGLDDDDHVTVTVRGT
- a CDS encoding class I SAM-dependent methyltransferase, which translates into the protein MSDPDTIATYESVAVEYRERHADRSVVAEIVDAFLDALTAGTAAGPASDTNGGGEPDEPRVLDVGCGPGWESATFADAGHDVLGIDLTSEFLDAAANETAPTADFARMDMRRLGFVDATFHGLWACASFLHVPRENAPATLAGFERVLTDGGVLALSVKRGDGTRPGDGYDDDQREFVLYQPGEFRELVEDAGFTVETVDAREYWIFLLARC